The proteins below come from a single Deinococcus budaensis genomic window:
- a CDS encoding M20 family metallopeptidase, with protein MADLPPDPAALIADLRLLVEIESPSTDPVGVAHVMDVVERWARDLGALCHALPGGTRQFDFGVDGTRPPLLILTHADTVWPHGTLEKMPFRVEGERVSGPGTYDMKGGIVGAFHALRALGGDWPRGGVRLLLTPDEETGSSSSRAAIEAAARHARAVLVVEPPVADSHALKVGRKGVGDFTLRFQGVASHAGNKPEEGASAVTEAARAVLAVQALARPELGTTVSVGRIAGGGAVNVIPAECVLDVDVRVSTLAESGRVTRGIQALETADPRVRLTVTGGLNRPPFERGPETQRLFAQAQALARELGFELTGEVVGGGSDGNFTAPLAPTLDGLGAPGDGAHAAHEHIRLDRWPDHVRLLTRLLREA; from the coding sequence ATGGCTGACCTGCCCCCCGATCCTGCGGCCCTGATCGCTGACCTGCGGCTTCTCGTGGAGATCGAGTCGCCGTCCACCGACCCCGTGGGCGTGGCGCACGTGATGGACGTGGTGGAGCGCTGGGCGCGCGACCTGGGCGCCCTGTGCCACGCGCTGCCCGGCGGCACCCGCCAGTTCGATTTCGGGGTGGACGGCACCCGGCCCCCTCTGCTGATCCTGACCCACGCCGACACCGTCTGGCCGCACGGCACGCTGGAGAAGATGCCCTTCCGGGTCGAGGGGGAGCGCGTGTCCGGCCCCGGCACCTACGACATGAAGGGCGGCATCGTGGGCGCCTTTCACGCCCTGCGCGCGCTTGGAGGCGACTGGCCGCGCGGCGGCGTGAGGCTGCTGCTCACCCCCGACGAGGAGACGGGCAGTTCCTCCAGCCGCGCCGCCATCGAGGCCGCCGCTCGCCATGCCCGCGCCGTGCTGGTGGTCGAGCCGCCGGTCGCGGACTCGCACGCGCTCAAGGTGGGGCGCAAGGGGGTGGGCGACTTTACCCTGCGGTTTCAGGGGGTGGCCTCGCACGCAGGGAACAAGCCCGAGGAAGGGGCGAGCGCCGTGACCGAGGCCGCCCGCGCCGTGCTGGCGGTGCAGGCGCTGGCCCGCCCCGAGCTGGGCACGACCGTCAGCGTGGGCCGCATCGCCGGGGGCGGCGCCGTGAACGTGATTCCCGCCGAGTGCGTGCTGGACGTGGACGTGCGCGTCTCGACCCTGGCCGAGAGCGGGCGCGTGACGCGCGGCATCCAGGCGCTGGAGACGGCCGACCCGCGCGTGCGCCTGACAGTCACGGGCGGGCTGAACCGGCCCCCCTTCGAGCGCGGGCCGGAAACCCAGCGCCTCTTCGCGCAGGCGCAGGCGCTCGCCCGCGAGCTGGGCTTCGAGCTGACGGGCGAGGTGGTCGGCGGCGGCAGCGACGGCAACTTCACCGCGCCGCTCGCGCCGACCCTCGACGGGCTGGGGGCGCCCGGCGACGGGGCGCACGCCGCCCACGAGCACATCCGCCTCGACCGCTGGCCGGACCACGTGCGGCTGCTGACCCGGCTGCTGAGGGAAGCCTGA
- a CDS encoding DUF4142 domain-containing protein, translating into MRKHFLVPALALSLLPSALAGGAAGAPMGPVSTAQVSNDSDVLFMEVMTMSNLTEILTSQLALQKSSNAAVRAFAQQMITEHTRAQNELNAIAAAKGVRLADKPGADQRLLYNRLTTLSGAAFDAAYKNVQVNGHAMTLDLIQTYRSIGKDQQALAYAAKTQPAVANHLEEARALPGN; encoded by the coding sequence ATGCGTAAACATTTTCTGGTTCCGGCCCTGGCCCTCAGCCTGCTTCCTTCTGCTCTCGCCGGAGGCGCGGCGGGCGCCCCGATGGGTCCCGTCAGCACCGCCCAGGTCTCCAACGACAGCGACGTGCTGTTTATGGAAGTCATGACCATGAGCAACCTCACCGAGATCCTGACCTCGCAGCTCGCCCTGCAAAAGAGCAGCAACGCCGCCGTGCGCGCCTTTGCCCAGCAGATGATCACCGAGCACACCCGCGCGCAAAACGAGCTGAACGCCATCGCGGCGGCCAAGGGCGTGCGCCTGGCCGACAAGCCCGGCGCCGACCAGCGCCTGCTGTACAACCGCCTGACCACCCTGTCGGGCGCGGCCTTTGACGCCGCCTACAAGAACGTGCAGGTGAACGGCCACGCGATGACCCTGGACCTGATCCAGACCTACCGCAGCATCGGCAAGGACCAGCAGGCCCTGGCGTACGCCGCCAAGACCCAGCCTGCCGTCGCCAACCACCTCGAAGAGGCGAGGGCGCTGCCCGGCAACTGA
- a CDS encoding PIG-L deacetylase family protein: protein MTEGLKLLLIVPHPDDEVYGAAGTLMDLLAEGHRCGLVTLTRGEAGRTLGLAENPEELARMRGAELRACLDVIGLTGHPGSVHEQHAFPDKFLREQPLEALAEVAREAMVRLRPQTVLTFPPNGSNGHPDHVTTHHAVRAAWESLPPQERPRLWYYASDTPPEREDLRAEWLPPTLRRDVTRHVTRKLQAIACHRTQALSTVDFIRKFPERVTEETFYEVEA from the coding sequence ATGACCGAAGGGCTGAAACTGCTGCTGATCGTGCCCCACCCCGACGACGAGGTCTACGGCGCCGCCGGAACGCTGATGGACCTGCTCGCAGAAGGCCACCGCTGCGGCCTGGTGACCCTCACGCGCGGCGAGGCGGGGCGCACGCTGGGCCTGGCGGAGAATCCCGAGGAACTTGCCCGGATGCGCGGCGCCGAGCTGCGGGCCTGCCTGGACGTGATCGGCCTGACCGGGCACCCCGGCAGCGTCCACGAGCAGCACGCCTTTCCCGACAAGTTTCTGCGGGAGCAGCCGCTGGAGGCGCTGGCCGAGGTCGCCCGTGAGGCAATGGTGCGCCTGCGCCCCCAGACGGTGCTGACCTTTCCGCCCAACGGCAGCAACGGCCACCCCGACCACGTGACCACCCACCACGCGGTGCGGGCGGCCTGGGAGAGCCTGCCGCCGCAGGAGCGCCCCCGGCTGTGGTACTACGCCAGCGACACCCCCCCCGAGCGCGAGGACCTGCGCGCCGAATGGCTCCCCCCCACCCTGCGCCGCGACGTGACCCGGCACGTCACCCGCAAACTCCAGGCCATCGCCTGCCACCGCACCCAGGCGCTGAGCACGGTGGACTTTATCCGCAAGTTCCCGGAGCGGGTGACCGAGGAGACTTTCTACGAGGTGGAGGCGTAA
- a CDS encoding GNAT family N-acetyltransferase translates to MTDPLTAPFALRDLRAPGDYPDAAALLSASDPEWPVTPELLRAWDEAADPDLFRTDVAAEQDGRVVAVGRVGHDDFAFEEWRYWGNLTVHPDARGRGVGSALYAELLERVRSRGAREVRTMLTDQPHHAPGRAFLERRGFRVTWERYESRLNTAEVDLGRFDALLAGVAAQGTELRSVAELAADPQRDRRLWELDWLLFQDVPMGNALTKRPLDAWVRQELEDPTFSQALSFVAVQPGLDDPLTGPYLGYTTLMRHPGGFYVIGMTGVRREARGRGVAKALKVAAMRALAASGGGSIRTFNDKPNAAMLGMNEGLGFVRGPTHLRYELALEAGA, encoded by the coding sequence GTGACCGACCCTCTGACGGCCCCTTTTGCGCTGCGTGACCTGCGCGCGCCCGGCGACTATCCGGACGCGGCGGCGCTGCTCTCTGCCTCCGACCCCGAGTGGCCCGTCACGCCCGAGCTGCTGCGGGCCTGGGACGAGGCCGCCGACCCGGACCTCTTCCGGACCGACGTGGCGGCCGAGCAGGATGGGCGGGTGGTGGCCGTGGGCCGCGTCGGGCACGACGACTTCGCCTTCGAGGAGTGGCGCTACTGGGGCAACCTCACCGTTCACCCGGACGCGCGGGGCCGGGGCGTCGGCTCGGCGCTGTATGCCGAGCTGCTGGAGCGGGTGCGCTCGCGCGGCGCCCGCGAGGTGCGGACCATGCTGACCGACCAGCCGCACCACGCGCCGGGCCGCGCCTTTCTGGAACGCCGGGGCTTCCGGGTGACCTGGGAGCGCTACGAGTCGCGGCTGAACACGGCTGAGGTGGACCTGGGCCGCTTCGACGCGCTGCTGGCGGGCGTGGCGGCCCAGGGCACCGAACTGCGCAGCGTGGCGGAGCTGGCGGCTGATCCCCAGCGCGACCGCCGCCTGTGGGAACTCGACTGGCTGCTCTTTCAGGACGTGCCCATGGGCAACGCGCTCACCAAGCGGCCGCTGGACGCCTGGGTGCGGCAGGAGCTGGAGGACCCGACCTTCTCGCAGGCGCTCTCCTTCGTGGCCGTGCAGCCCGGGCTGGACGACCCCCTTACCGGCCCCTACCTGGGCTACACCACGCTGATGCGCCATCCGGGCGGCTTTTACGTGATCGGCATGACCGGCGTGCGGCGCGAAGCGAGGGGCCGGGGCGTGGCCAAGGCGCTCAAGGTGGCCGCGATGCGGGCGCTGGCCGCCTCAGGCGGCGGCTCCATTCGCACCTTCAACGACAAGCCCAACGCCGCGATGCTGGGCATGAACGAGGGGCTGGGCTTTGTGCGCGGGCCGACGCACCTGCGCTACGAACTGGCTCTGGAGGCCGGGGCATGA
- a CDS encoding GNAT family N-acetyltransferase, whose product MRVREAGAADYPALAQVLGAVWPEHATTADTLAHEDAELRSHPRKPRLWRVLAEDPAGRVLGAGSLMQWPGMFHPGRYHAEVLVPPAHEGRGVGRALAAALETQLRGRGAREVLGTSREDRPRGLAFLEQQGFAEAMRYFASALSLPDFDPAPWASAARLPAGYRRATLADLVAERGEDAAWQAYFGICAAVRADVPRTGQATPLDFAHFRAQADDPRFLPGGVLFALTAQGEVAALTEVYPDAADPLKMQTGLTGTRREHRRRGLGLALKLAALELARTRGAASVWTDNASTNAPMLALNGRLGFVRQPAWVEMRRGRVEEGPL is encoded by the coding sequence ATGAGGGTCCGCGAGGCGGGCGCCGCCGACTATCCGGCGCTGGCGCAGGTGCTGGGCGCCGTGTGGCCCGAGCACGCCACCACCGCCGACACCCTGGCCCACGAGGACGCCGAGCTTCGGAGCCATCCCCGGAAACCGCGCCTGTGGCGGGTGCTGGCCGAGGACCCAGCGGGCCGGGTGCTGGGCGCGGGATCGCTGATGCAGTGGCCCGGCATGTTCCACCCTGGGCGCTACCACGCCGAGGTGCTGGTCCCTCCCGCGCACGAGGGCCGGGGCGTGGGCCGGGCGCTGGCGGCGGCGCTGGAGACGCAGCTGCGGGGCCGGGGCGCCCGCGAGGTGCTGGGCACGTCCCGCGAGGACCGCCCGCGCGGCCTGGCCTTTCTGGAGCAGCAGGGCTTTGCCGAAGCCATGCGCTACTTCGCCAGCGCCCTGAGCCTGCCGGACTTCGACCCGGCGCCCTGGGCCTCGGCCGCCCGGCTCCCGGCAGGCTACCGCCGCGCGACCCTGGCCGATCTGGTGGCCGAGCGCGGCGAGGACGCGGCGTGGCAGGCCTACTTCGGCATCTGCGCGGCGGTGCGCGCCGACGTGCCCCGCACGGGCCAGGCCACGCCGCTGGACTTCGCGCACTTTCGGGCGCAGGCGGACGATCCACGGTTCCTGCCCGGGGGAGTCCTCTTCGCGCTCACGGCGCAGGGCGAGGTGGCCGCGCTGACCGAGGTCTACCCCGACGCCGCCGACCCCCTCAAGATGCAGACCGGCCTGACCGGCACCCGCCGCGAGCACCGCCGCCGGGGCCTGGGGTTGGCCCTCAAGCTCGCCGCGCTGGAGCTGGCCCGCACGCGCGGCGCCGCGAGCGTCTGGACCGACAACGCCAGCACCAACGCCCCGATGCTGGCCCTGAACGGGCGCCTGGGCTTCGTGCGCCAGCCCGCCTGGGTCGAGATGCGCCGGGGCCGGGTGGAGGAGGGACCCCTCTGA
- a CDS encoding arginase yields the protein MLLSIDWDAFSGTRELVFDAPIWGTRDREEDRLQAWRDRARRRGGPGWEGLAADFPLYPGGEALERYAGVPAHVTLTHADAWTWLEAYPGAHVLNVDSHHDLASLSGDPARVRPGNWAGLALASGRARQYTCFYPGWHAALPVAEGHDLERTWGEVAPLLAPGVLDRVTLRRMDGPSAVLPGPAEVTALLLVQSPAWTSPAHDPAFLRLARVLDASPLTPPLDRSDAC from the coding sequence CTGCTGCTGTCCATCGACTGGGACGCCTTTTCCGGCACCCGCGAGCTGGTGTTCGACGCCCCCATCTGGGGCACCCGCGACCGCGAGGAAGACCGCCTGCAAGCCTGGCGCGACCGTGCCCGCAGGCGCGGCGGGCCGGGCTGGGAGGGGCTGGCCGCCGACTTCCCCCTCTACCCCGGCGGCGAGGCGCTGGAGCGCTACGCGGGCGTCCCGGCGCACGTCACCCTGACGCACGCGGACGCCTGGACGTGGCTGGAGGCCTACCCCGGTGCCCACGTGCTGAACGTGGACAGCCACCACGACCTCGCCAGCCTCAGCGGCGATCCCGCGCGGGTGCGGCCCGGCAACTGGGCGGGGCTGGCCCTGGCCTCGGGGCGGGCGCGGCAGTACACCTGCTTCTACCCGGGCTGGCACGCGGCCTTGCCCGTCGCGGAGGGCCACGATCTGGAGCGCACCTGGGGCGAGGTCGCGCCGCTGCTCGCGCCCGGCGTGCTGGACCGGGTGACCCTGCGCCGGATGGACGGCCCCAGCGCTGTCCTCCCCGGCCCCGCCGAGGTCACGGCCCTGCTGCTGGTGCAGTCGCCCGCCTGGACCAGCCCCGCGCACGACCCGGCCTTTTTGCGGCTGGCGCGGGTGCTGGACGCCTCGCCGCTGACGCCTCCGCTGGACCGCTCGGACGCCTGTTGA
- a CDS encoding VUT family protein, which yields MTYSVVGRPVALLTALYALSILLANLTLNQFIPLPVFGLLSVGTIFFAAVFTLRDRIHRAGGLKAVYLAIALALLVNTVAAVLTDTPWRFVGASFLAILVGELADTAVYQRLIQKSWWTRVLASNAVSVPLDSVLFTLLAFWGDMSSRDITQIIFADILAKYAIAALFALRVRRLAGTATP from the coding sequence ATGACCTATTCCGTCGTCGGCCGCCCGGTCGCCCTGCTGACCGCGCTGTACGCCCTGAGCATCCTGCTTGCCAACCTCACCCTGAACCAGTTCATCCCGCTGCCCGTCTTCGGACTGCTCAGCGTGGGCACCATCTTCTTCGCGGCGGTCTTTACCCTGCGCGACCGGATTCACCGGGCCGGGGGCCTGAAGGCCGTTTACCTCGCCATTGCGCTGGCGCTGCTGGTCAACACCGTGGCGGCGGTGCTCACGGACACGCCGTGGCGCTTTGTCGGCGCGTCCTTTCTCGCCATTCTGGTGGGCGAGCTGGCCGACACCGCCGTCTACCAGCGCCTGATTCAGAAGAGCTGGTGGACCCGCGTGCTGGCGAGCAACGCGGTCAGCGTGCCGCTGGATTCCGTCCTCTTCACGCTGCTGGCCTTCTGGGGCGACATGAGCAGCCGCGACATCACCCAGATCATCTTTGCGGACATCCTCGCCAAGTACGCCATCGCGGCCCTCTTTGCCCTGCGGGTGCGCCGCCTGGCCGGGACCGCCACCCCATGA
- a CDS encoding prepilin peptidase, translating into MSPDLLLALFAGVLGLLVGSFSNVLIWRLPRGENVAFPPSHCPRCDHRLAPRDLVPLGSWLSLGGKCRYCRAPIKARYPLVELLTGLGYAVIAALYPLSLYGAAPLGLMVLFTLLLVASAIDLDTYTIPDALTLPGVALGLAFAAWNTRAGAGGELPSLVEAVQGALLGAGLLVTIDLLGSWVLRRGRERRYPEAPIGYQQISLALLVGAWGGPGWGLGAALVSALVNLGARRAVRVPELLTLGGFLGSLLVGSAGSGPGLILMVQGALAAAGGAALLAGVYWWRRREPESEEDAPFDPSAMGFGDVKLAAMIGAFLGWERLLVAVVVAVFAGALLGLGQLALRRENRVKFGPYLALGAVVALIWGGQIVASYRGLLGL; encoded by the coding sequence GTGAGTCCCGACCTTCTTCTCGCCCTGTTCGCAGGTGTGCTGGGCCTGCTGGTGGGGTCCTTTTCCAACGTGCTGATCTGGCGGCTGCCGCGCGGCGAGAATGTCGCCTTTCCGCCCAGCCACTGCCCCCGCTGCGACCACCGCCTCGCCCCGCGCGACCTGGTGCCGCTGGGGTCGTGGCTGAGCCTGGGCGGCAAGTGCCGCTACTGCCGGGCGCCGATCAAGGCGCGCTACCCGCTGGTCGAACTGCTGACCGGGCTGGGCTACGCGGTCATCGCGGCGCTCTACCCCCTGAGCCTGTACGGCGCGGCCCCGCTGGGCCTGATGGTGCTGTTCACCCTGCTGCTGGTCGCCAGCGCCATCGATCTGGACACCTACACCATTCCCGACGCGCTGACGCTGCCGGGCGTGGCGCTGGGGCTGGCCTTCGCCGCCTGGAACACCCGCGCGGGGGCCGGGGGGGAGTTGCCCAGCCTCGTAGAGGCGGTGCAGGGCGCGCTGCTGGGCGCGGGACTGCTCGTCACCATCGACCTGCTGGGGTCGTGGGTGCTGCGGCGCGGGCGCGAGCGCCGCTACCCGGAAGCGCCCATCGGCTACCAGCAGATCAGCCTGGCGCTGCTGGTGGGTGCGTGGGGGGGGCCGGGGTGGGGGCTGGGCGCCGCACTCGTCTCGGCCCTTGTCAACCTGGGGGCGCGGCGGGCGGTGCGGGTGCCCGAACTCCTGACCCTCGGCGGGTTTCTGGGCAGCCTGCTGGTGGGCAGCGCAGGCTCCGGCCCCGGCCTGATCCTGATGGTGCAGGGCGCCCTGGCGGCGGCGGGCGGGGCCGCGCTGCTGGCGGGCGTGTACTGGTGGCGGCGGCGCGAACCGGAGTCGGAGGAGGACGCCCCCTTCGACCCCTCCGCGATGGGCTTCGGGGACGTGAAGCTCGCCGCCATGATCGGCGCCTTTCTGGGCTGGGAGCGGCTGCTCGTCGCGGTGGTGGTGGCGGTGTTCGCCGGGGCGCTGCTGGGCCTGGGGCAACTCGCCCTGCGGCGCGAGAACCGGGTGAAGTTCGGGCCGTACCTGGCGCTGGGCGCCGTCGTCGCCCTGATCTGGGGCGGCCAGATCGTGGCGAGCTACCGGGGACTGCTGGGGCTGTAG
- a CDS encoding nitronate monooxygenase has translation MTTLPVNAALSSPPAPSPPLPRIIQGGMGVAISGWELAQAVSRQGQLGVVSGTGIDNLIVRRLQDGDPGGHVRRALGYFPDQDWAGQAVTDYYLEGGRAPGQPYKRVPLPTLTTHRVAWRLAILGSFVEVFLAREGHPNPVGLNLLTKLQLHTMPAMYGAMLAGVDTVIMGAGIPREVPGALDAFAQGQPYTFRVDVKGDGPATAPLTLDPADYGFGGVELPRPKFYPIISSHVLAGVLTRKATGSVQGFVIEGPTAGGHNAPPRGQTTYDESGQPIYGERDVADLSEMRKIGLPFWLAGGSGSPEALQRALDEGAAGIQVGTLFAYCAESGLRPETREHTLAAVRAGQASVYTDPLASPTGFPFKVVQLEGTLSEPEVYAARTRVCDIGYLREFYWQSEGKTGLRCAAEPVADYVRKGGKPEDTVGRKCLCNALMADAGQAQIQRGGEVEQPLVTSGDDLVKLAGWKSGYTAGDVISYLLGESTPQG, from the coding sequence ATGACCACCCTGCCTGTGAACGCTGCCCTGTCCTCGCCGCCCGCCCCCTCCCCGCCCCTTCCCCGCATCATCCAGGGCGGCATGGGGGTCGCCATCTCGGGCTGGGAACTCGCGCAGGCCGTCTCGCGCCAGGGGCAGCTCGGGGTGGTGTCGGGCACCGGCATCGACAACCTGATCGTCCGCAGGCTGCAAGACGGCGACCCCGGCGGGCACGTCCGGCGGGCGCTGGGGTACTTTCCCGATCAGGACTGGGCGGGGCAGGCGGTCACCGACTACTACCTGGAGGGGGGCCGCGCGCCCGGCCAGCCCTACAAGCGGGTGCCGCTGCCCACCCTGACCACCCACCGGGTCGCGTGGCGGCTCGCCATCCTGGGCAGTTTCGTGGAGGTCTTTCTGGCGCGCGAGGGGCACCCCAACCCGGTCGGCCTGAACCTCCTGACCAAGCTGCAACTGCACACCATGCCCGCCATGTACGGGGCGATGCTCGCCGGGGTGGACACCGTGATCATGGGCGCCGGGATTCCGCGCGAGGTGCCCGGGGCGCTGGACGCCTTCGCGCAGGGCCAGCCCTACACCTTCCGGGTGGACGTGAAGGGCGACGGCCCGGCCACCGCGCCGCTCACGCTCGACCCCGCCGACTACGGCTTCGGGGGCGTCGAATTGCCGCGTCCGAAGTTCTACCCGATCATCTCCTCGCACGTGCTCGCGGGCGTGCTGACCCGCAAGGCGACGGGCAGCGTCCAGGGCTTCGTGATCGAGGGGCCGACCGCCGGGGGCCACAACGCCCCGCCGCGCGGCCAGACCACCTACGACGAGTCCGGGCAGCCGATCTACGGCGAGCGCGACGTCGCGGACCTCTCCGAGATGCGCAAGATCGGCCTGCCCTTCTGGCTGGCGGGCGGCAGCGGCAGCCCCGAAGCGCTGCAACGGGCGCTCGACGAGGGCGCCGCCGGAATCCAGGTCGGCACCCTCTTCGCCTACTGCGCCGAGAGCGGCCTGCGCCCCGAGACGCGCGAGCACACCCTCGCCGCCGTGCGCGCGGGGCAGGCCAGCGTCTACACCGACCCGCTGGCCTCGCCCACCGGGTTTCCCTTCAAGGTCGTGCAGTTAGAAGGCACCCTCTCCGAACCCGAGGTGTACGCCGCCCGCACCCGCGTGTGCGACATCGGCTACCTGCGCGAGTTCTACTGGCAATCGGAAGGCAAGACCGGGTTGCGCTGCGCCGCCGAACCCGTCGCCGACTATGTCCGCAAGGGCGGCAAGCCGGAAGACACCGTGGGCCGCAAGTGCCTGTGCAACGCCCTGATGGCCGACGCGGGCCAGGCCCAGATTCAGCGGGGCGGCGAGGTCGAGCAGCCTCTGGTCACCAGCGGCGACGATCTGGTCAAGCTGGCAGGCTGGAAGTCGGGGTATACGGCCGGGGACGTGATCTCGTACCTGCTGGGGGAGAGCACGCCGCAGGGCTGA
- the rimO gene encoding 30S ribosomal protein S12 methylthiotransferase RimO — protein sequence MTTLNEPLPQAATGTAPLKKVGFISLGCPKALVDSERILTQLRAEGYEVAPSYEDAHAVIVNTCGFITPAVEESLSAIGEALDATGKVIVTGCLGERPEKILERHPKVAAITGSEAVDDVMGHVRELLPLEQGAFTGLLPVAAPGMRPGVQQPERAGPEREATRHGDVFAPSVRLTPRHYAYVKIAEGCNHTCAFCIIPKLRGRQVSRDAGAVLYEAYRLIAGGTKELMVISQDTSAYGVDVRYRESEFQGGMVRAHLSDLAEKLGEMGAWVRMHYVYPYPHVDRIVELMGQGKILPYLDIPLQHASPRILRLMRRPGAGKQLDTIRRWREICPELVIRSTFIVGFPGETEEEFQELLTFLEDARLDRVGAFAYSDVEEADANALPNPVPEEVKQERLARFMEVAQRISAKKLAEKVGRVMDVIVDEFNDDEGDLPGTRLIGRTKGDAPGIDGQVYLYAGDFAGAVKIGDIVQARIEDSDEYDLYGEVVARPEWRPNVPQLGHFGKH from the coding sequence ATGACGACCCTGAATGAACCGCTGCCCCAGGCGGCGACCGGAACCGCGCCCCTGAAAAAGGTGGGCTTTATCAGCCTGGGCTGCCCGAAAGCCCTGGTGGACTCCGAGCGCATCCTGACCCAGCTGCGCGCCGAGGGCTACGAGGTCGCGCCCAGCTACGAGGACGCCCACGCGGTGATCGTGAACACCTGCGGCTTTATCACGCCCGCCGTGGAAGAGTCCCTCAGCGCCATCGGGGAGGCGCTGGACGCCACCGGCAAGGTGATCGTGACGGGCTGCCTGGGCGAGCGCCCCGAGAAGATTCTGGAGCGCCACCCCAAGGTCGCCGCGATCACCGGCTCCGAAGCGGTGGACGACGTGATGGGGCATGTGCGTGAGCTGCTGCCCCTGGAGCAGGGCGCCTTCACGGGCCTGCTGCCGGTGGCCGCGCCCGGGATGCGGCCGGGCGTGCAGCAGCCGGAGCGCGCCGGACCTGAACGGGAGGCGACCCGTCACGGCGACGTGTTCGCCCCCTCGGTGAGGCTCACGCCCCGGCACTACGCCTACGTGAAGATCGCGGAGGGCTGCAACCACACCTGCGCCTTTTGCATCATCCCCAAGCTGCGCGGGCGGCAGGTCAGCCGGGACGCGGGCGCCGTGCTGTACGAGGCCTACCGGTTGATCGCGGGCGGCACCAAGGAACTGATGGTGATCTCGCAGGACACCTCCGCCTACGGGGTGGACGTGCGCTACCGCGAGTCCGAGTTTCAGGGCGGGATGGTGCGGGCGCACCTCAGCGACCTCGCGGAGAAGCTGGGCGAGATGGGCGCGTGGGTGCGGATGCACTACGTCTACCCGTACCCGCATGTGGACCGCATCGTGGAGCTGATGGGCCAGGGCAAGATCCTGCCGTACCTCGACATCCCCCTCCAGCACGCCTCGCCGCGCATCCTGCGGCTGATGCGGCGGCCCGGCGCGGGGAAACAGCTCGACACCATCCGCCGCTGGCGCGAGATCTGCCCGGAACTGGTGATCCGCTCGACCTTCATCGTGGGCTTTCCCGGCGAGACGGAGGAGGAGTTTCAGGAGTTGCTGACCTTCCTCGAAGACGCGCGGCTGGACCGGGTGGGCGCCTTCGCCTACTCGGACGTGGAGGAGGCGGACGCGAACGCGTTGCCGAACCCGGTGCCGGAGGAGGTCAAGCAAGAGCGGCTGGCCCGCTTCATGGAGGTCGCCCAGCGCATCAGCGCCAAGAAACTGGCCGAGAAGGTGGGCCGGGTGATGGACGTCATCGTGGACGAGTTCAACGACGACGAGGGGGACCTTCCCGGCACCCGCCTGATCGGCCGCACGAAGGGCGACGCCCCCGGCATCGACGGGCAGGTCTACCTGTACGCGGGCGATTTCGCGGGCGCGGTCAAGATCGGGGACATCGTGCAGGCCCGCATCGAGGACAGCGACGAGTACGACCTCTACGGCGAGGTCGTGGCGCGGCCCGAGTGGCGGCCCAACGTGCCGCAGCTCGGGCATTTCGGGAAGCATTGA
- the minD gene encoding septum site-determining protein MinD translates to MQAKVIVVTSGKGGVGKTTTTANIGAGLAKLGEKVVVIDVDVGLRNLDVVMGLESRVVFDLVDVLEGKCRLSQAVIRDKRVDSLYLLPASQTRDKDALDPEVFKGVVRQLIEEEGFTRVLIDSPAGIESGFKTAAAPAEGALVVVNPEVSSVRDADRIIGLLEAQQVREIRLVINRLRPKMVASGNMLSEGDVLEILGVKPIGIIPEDDGILVSTNVGEPAVLGKSVAGQAFMDTARRIKGEDVAYPKLEQDKGFWSIWRRLFGGA, encoded by the coding sequence ATGCAAGCCAAGGTTATCGTCGTCACATCCGGCAAGGGAGGCGTGGGCAAGACCACGACCACCGCCAACATCGGCGCGGGCCTCGCCAAACTCGGCGAGAAGGTCGTCGTCATCGACGTGGACGTGGGTCTCCGGAACCTCGACGTGGTGATGGGCTTGGAAAGCCGGGTGGTGTTCGACCTCGTGGACGTGCTGGAAGGCAAGTGCCGCCTGTCGCAGGCCGTGATCCGCGACAAGCGGGTGGACTCGCTCTACCTGCTCCCCGCCTCCCAGACCCGCGACAAGGACGCCCTGGACCCCGAGGTCTTCAAGGGCGTGGTCCGGCAACTGATCGAGGAGGAAGGCTTTACCCGCGTCCTGATCGACTCGCCCGCCGGGATCGAGTCGGGCTTCAAGACCGCCGCCGCTCCGGCTGAGGGGGCGCTGGTCGTGGTGAACCCGGAGGTGTCCAGCGTGCGCGACGCCGACCGCATCATCGGGCTGCTGGAAGCCCAGCAGGTGCGCGAGATTCGCCTCGTGATCAACCGCCTGCGTCCCAAGATGGTCGCCAGCGGCAACATGCTCTCGGAGGGGGACGTGCTGGAGATCCTGGGGGTCAAGCCCATCGGGATCATCCCCGAAGACGACGGCATCCTGGTCAGCACCAACGTGGGCGAACCCGCCGTGCTGGGCAAGTCGGTGGCGGGGCAGGCCTTTATGGATACCGCCCGGCGCATCAAGGGCGAGGACGTGGCCTACCCCAAGCTGGAGCAGGACAAGGGCTTCTGGTCGATCTGGCGCCGCCTGTTCGGGGGGGCCTGA